Proteins encoded together in one Salvelinus fontinalis isolate EN_2023a chromosome 6, ASM2944872v1, whole genome shotgun sequence window:
- the LOC129857275 gene encoding nonsense-mediated mRNA decay factor SMG9 isoform X2 gives MSESGHSQPGMYGQGRRRRRRRDRDVGPAGQNLSGPSRDREYVPRERRDGSEEPPGPLLQKTPIILAKPPGERSKPSQSVPISGGQALEKPIMLIKSREDGGKPGTPPEVASPASGSGASKLEREGQRPTQPVYQIQNRGMGAAASSGAVDPVIGQTKLVPPEKMKHSIKLVDDQMNWCDSAMEYLRDQTDMLVVGVIGLQGTGKSTIMSLLSANAPEEDQRGYVFRAQTQEIKERGGNQSTGIDFYITQERVIFLDTQSLQITAFLFTVCHVVIVIQDWFTDINLYRFLQTAEMLKPSTPSASHDSTGSSGNEEGSEYYPHIVFLQNKSSRDEFCPRNLKKMHMAVDKLMAHSHLKYKGTLSMLDCNIFPGLDRDYLETEVNMFLLPLMENEGEDALTKAGSGSAPLFSLLPGYRGHPTFSSQVSKLRSQILAMSRCQLSHTILTEKNWFHYAARIWDGVKKSSALSEYSRLQA, from the exons ATGTCAGAATCTGGCCACAGTCAACCTGGCATGTACGGACAGGGAAGGAGGAGAAGGCGACGCCGAGACAGGGATGTGGGTCCCGCGGGGCAAAACCTCTCTGGTCCCAGTCGAGATCGGGAATATGTCCCCAGAGAACGCAGG GATGGCAGTGAGGAGCCTCCAGGACCACTCCTTCAGAAGACCCCCATCATCCTGGCCAAACCCCCTGGAGAACGG TCCAAGCCTTCCCAGAGTGTACCCATCAGTGGAGGCCAGGCCCTGGAGAAGCCCATCATGCTCATCAAGTCCAGGGAGGACGGGGGGAAACCAGGGACCCCTCCTGAGGTGGCTTCTCCGGCCTCTGGCTCTGGGGCCTCAAAGCTAGAGAGGGAGGGCCAGCGCCCTACCCAACCTGTCTACCAGATCCAAAACAGAGGCATGGGAGCAGCTGCTTCCAGCGGTGCTGTGGACC CTGTGATTGGCCAGACCAAGCTCGTCCCCCCTGAGAAGATGAAGCACAGCATCAAGCTGGTGGACGATCAGATGAACTGGTGTGACAGTGCCATGGAG TACCTAAGGGACCAGACAGACATGTTGGTAGTGGGAGTCATTGGCCTGCAGGGAACAGGGAAATccaccatcatgtctctcctgtctgcCAACGCACCTGAAGAAGACCAAAG gggctatgtgttcaGGGCCCAGACTCAGGAGatcaaagagagaggagggaaccagAGCACTGGTATTGACTTCTACATTACCCAGGAAAGAGTCATCTTCTTGGACACACAG TCTCTTCAGATCACTGCCTTCCTGTTCACAGTGTGCCACGTGGTCATTGTGATTCAAGACTGGTTCACTGACATCAACCTCTACAG GTTCCTCCAGACAGCGGAGATGTTAAAGCCCTCCACCCCTTCTGCCAGCCACGACAGCACTGGTTCCTCTGGCAATGAAGAGGGATCAGAGTACTACCCTCACATAG TGTTCCTGCAGAACAAATCTAGTCGTGATGAGTTCTGTCCCAGAAACCTGAAGAAGATGCATATGGCAGTGGACAAGCTGATGGCCCACTCCCATCTGAAATACAAAG GCACGTTATCTATGCTGGACTGTAATATTTTCCCTGGCCTGGACCGCGACTACCTGGAAACAGAGGTCAACATGTTCCTGCTGCCCCTCATGGAGAATGAGGGGGAGGACGCGCTAACCAAAGCAG GGTCTGGGTccgcccctctcttctctctcctcccgggCTACAGAGGACACCCTACCTTCTCCTCTCAGGTCTCCAAGCTCCGCAGTCAAATCCTGGCCATGTCCCGCTGTCAGCTGTCACACACCATCCTCACAGAGAAGAACTG GTTTCACTATGCGGCTCGCATCTGGGACGGGGTGAAGAAGTCCTCAGCCCTGTCTGAATACAGCCGTCTACAGGCCTAG
- the LOC129857275 gene encoding nonsense-mediated mRNA decay factor SMG9 isoform X1 gives MSESGHSQPGMYGQGRRRRRRRDRDVGPAGQNLSGPSRDREYVPRERRDGSEEPPGPLLQKTPIILAKPPGERSKPSQSVPISGGQALEKPIMLIKSREDGGKPGTPPEVASPASGSGASKLEREGQRPTQPVYQIQNRGMGAAASSGAVDPVIGQTKLVPPEKMKHSIKLVDDQMNWCDSAMEYLRDQTDMLVVGVIGLQGTGKSTIMSLLSANAPEEDQRGYVFRAQTQEIKERGGNQSTGIDFYITQERVIFLDTQPILSPSILDHLINNDRKLPPEYNLPHTYVEMQSLQITAFLFTVCHVVIVIQDWFTDINLYRFLQTAEMLKPSTPSASHDSTGSSGNEEGSEYYPHIVFLQNKSSRDEFCPRNLKKMHMAVDKLMAHSHLKYKGTLSMLDCNIFPGLDRDYLETEVNMFLLPLMENEGEDALTKAGSGSAPLFSLLPGYRGHPTFSSQVSKLRSQILAMSRCQLSHTILTEKNWFHYAARIWDGVKKSSALSEYSRLQA, from the exons ATGTCAGAATCTGGCCACAGTCAACCTGGCATGTACGGACAGGGAAGGAGGAGAAGGCGACGCCGAGACAGGGATGTGGGTCCCGCGGGGCAAAACCTCTCTGGTCCCAGTCGAGATCGGGAATATGTCCCCAGAGAACGCAGG GATGGCAGTGAGGAGCCTCCAGGACCACTCCTTCAGAAGACCCCCATCATCCTGGCCAAACCCCCTGGAGAACGG TCCAAGCCTTCCCAGAGTGTACCCATCAGTGGAGGCCAGGCCCTGGAGAAGCCCATCATGCTCATCAAGTCCAGGGAGGACGGGGGGAAACCAGGGACCCCTCCTGAGGTGGCTTCTCCGGCCTCTGGCTCTGGGGCCTCAAAGCTAGAGAGGGAGGGCCAGCGCCCTACCCAACCTGTCTACCAGATCCAAAACAGAGGCATGGGAGCAGCTGCTTCCAGCGGTGCTGTGGACC CTGTGATTGGCCAGACCAAGCTCGTCCCCCCTGAGAAGATGAAGCACAGCATCAAGCTGGTGGACGATCAGATGAACTGGTGTGACAGTGCCATGGAG TACCTAAGGGACCAGACAGACATGTTGGTAGTGGGAGTCATTGGCCTGCAGGGAACAGGGAAATccaccatcatgtctctcctgtctgcCAACGCACCTGAAGAAGACCAAAG gggctatgtgttcaGGGCCCAGACTCAGGAGatcaaagagagaggagggaaccagAGCACTGGTATTGACTTCTACATTACCCAGGAAAGAGTCATCTTCTTGGACACACAG CCCATTCTCAGCCCCTCCATTTTGGATCACCTCATCAACAACGACCGCAAGCTGCCTCCAGAGTACAACCTCCCTCACACCTATGTGGAGATGCAG TCTCTTCAGATCACTGCCTTCCTGTTCACAGTGTGCCACGTGGTCATTGTGATTCAAGACTGGTTCACTGACATCAACCTCTACAG GTTCCTCCAGACAGCGGAGATGTTAAAGCCCTCCACCCCTTCTGCCAGCCACGACAGCACTGGTTCCTCTGGCAATGAAGAGGGATCAGAGTACTACCCTCACATAG TGTTCCTGCAGAACAAATCTAGTCGTGATGAGTTCTGTCCCAGAAACCTGAAGAAGATGCATATGGCAGTGGACAAGCTGATGGCCCACTCCCATCTGAAATACAAAG GCACGTTATCTATGCTGGACTGTAATATTTTCCCTGGCCTGGACCGCGACTACCTGGAAACAGAGGTCAACATGTTCCTGCTGCCCCTCATGGAGAATGAGGGGGAGGACGCGCTAACCAAAGCAG GGTCTGGGTccgcccctctcttctctctcctcccgggCTACAGAGGACACCCTACCTTCTCCTCTCAGGTCTCCAAGCTCCGCAGTCAAATCCTGGCCATGTCCCGCTGTCAGCTGTCACACACCATCCTCACAGAGAAGAACTG GTTTCACTATGCGGCTCGCATCTGGGACGGGGTGAAGAAGTCCTCAGCCCTGTCTGAATACAGCCGTCTACAGGCCTAG
- the LOC129857286 gene encoding urokinase plasminogen activator surface receptor-like isoform X2 — protein MITDKCCNSTHTKSFHLLQLQVKMYLIVPILVSLLLPKAYSLKCFECTPGESGACTDMETDCPTQCGNTRITSYMGGTKVSDVNMKSCSVPAQCLTASVNFGMTRTMIASKCCNTDLCNSQSIPESTETTPNGKKCFTCTGTDCTSALSCVGDEDRCISTIVNVVGDKMTMKGCASKSICVGDMSGALGPTMGIEMKCCEGNLCNNAQSIGLSLLLLLTSMVSVALFH, from the exons ATGATAACAGATAAATGCTGTAACTCGACACACACTAAATCATTTCACCTCCTTCAGCTCCAAGTCAAAATGTACCTTATTGTACCTATCCTCGTGAGCTTGCTACTCCCCAAAG CATATTCACTCAAGTGCTTTGAGTGCACACCGGGAGAATCGGGAGCATGCACGGATATGGAGACTGACTGTCCAACCCAATGTGGAAACACGCGGATTACATCCTATATGG GTGGTACAAAAGTATCCGATGTGAACATGAAGTCTTGCTCGGTGCCTGCACAGTGTCTCACTGCATCAGTGAACTTCGGAATGACGCGCACTATGATCGCCAGCAAATGCTGCAATACAGACCTCTGCAACTCCCAAAGCATCCCTG AATCTACTGAAACCACCCCAAATGGCAAGAAGTGCTTCACCTGTACCGGAACGGACTGCACGAGCGCTCTGAGCTGTGTGGGAGACGAGGACCGCTGTATCTCAACAATAG TGAACGTGGTTGGCGATAAGATGACAATGAAGGGATGTGCCTCCAAGAGCATCTGTGTGGGAGACATGTCAGGAGCACTGGGGCCCACCATGGGCATTGAAATGAAGTGCTGCGAGGGAAACCTATGTAACAACGCCCAGAGCATCGGACTGAGCCTCCTGCTCCTGCTGACATCCATGGTCTCTGTGGCCCTGTTCCACTGA